The sequence below is a genomic window from Sorangiineae bacterium MSr12523.
CCGGGCGCGGCGCCCGCGATGCACGGTCCTACCGTCGCTTGTTGCTGCCCCAGCTCGAGGACCTTTCCGACGCGGTGGACGTGCGGCGAAAGCTGCGCCGCTTTTCGACGCGCGAGCGGTTGCGCATCGCAGCGCGCGAGTTGGAAAGCGGCACCGACGTCGACATCACCGCCCGCGAGCTCTCCGATCTGGCCGACGTGTGCATCGAGGTGGCCCTGAACGAGGCGCTGCTTTGGGCCGACCGCCGCTTCGGCGTGCCGACGAAACTCGATGGAACGCGTAACGGCTTTTGCGTCATCGGCATGGGCAAGCTGGGTGGCCGCGAGCTCAATGCGGGGAGCGACGTCGATCTTCTGCTTTTCTACGACACGGACGAGGGCTCCGTCGTCAAAGACGGCGTGCTGCAAGACGTCACCCTGCACGAGTATTTCACGCGGGTCGCGCAGCGGCTGACCGCCACCTTGGAAGAGCCGACGGAAGACGGCATGGTCTGGCGGGTGGACCTGCGGCTGCGCCCCGAGGGATCGCGCGGGCCATTGGTGAACGCATTGGCCGCGGCCGAGCGGTATTACGAATCATGGGGCCGCACCTGGGAGCGCGCGGCGCTGGTGCGTGCGCGTCCTTCCGCAGGCGATCTCGCGGTGGGGGAGCAAATTTTGGCGGCGTTATCGCCCTTCGTGTGGCGGCGCGAGGTGAATCCGCAATTGGCCAACGAAATGGCGGCGATGCTGCTGCGGGCGCGCGCGGAAATCGGTGAAGAGGATCCGCGGCGTGATTTGAAATTGGGCCCCGGCGGCATCCGCGAGGCGGAGTTCTTCGTGCAGTCGCTGCAGCTCGTGTGGGGCGGGCGTGACCCGGTCTTGCGCAGCACGAACACGATGGACGCGCTGCGGCGCCTTCGCGCCCGCGGCTTCGTCACCGAGCGCGAGGCGCGCGAAATCGGCGACGGCTATTTGGCACTGCGGCGCCTGGAGCATCGCGTGCAGTTTGCAACGGGTTTGCAGACCCACGCCTTGCCAGAGGATCCGGGGCTCTTGGGCCGCATCGCCCGATCGCTGGGCTTTCGCGGCGCGGTGCAGTTGGAAAAAGATCTCGACCGAGTGCGAAAGCGCATTGGCGCGCGCATGGCGTCGCTTACGAGCCATGGCACGGCCAAGACGGATGCGCCGGCCGCACCGTCATCCATCGAGCGATTGCTCGTGGCGTTGGACGCGCGGGATGAAGAGCGCTTGCTCGCATGCCTGGAGGAGCGCTTCGATCCGATTCGGGCGCCGGAGCTGCTGCGGCACTTGCTGGCTCTGGCCAAGCGCCCCGATGGTCCGCTCGGGGCGGTCTCGCGCGATCAGTATCCGTCGCTCGCGGAGACGTTGATCGACGCGCTCGCGGATGCCGCCGATCCGGAGCAGGCGGCGCGCCTGATGACCACGTTTTTCGCGCGCATGGTCACGCCCAGCGTGTACGTGCGCGCGCTGGCCGAGGATCCGCTGGGCACGCGGCGGTTGGCTGGGTTGTTCGGCGCGAGCGCTTTTTTGGGCGAGGCCGCGGCGCTGCATCCCGATCTGGTGGACCAGCTGCTCTTTCGCACCACCCCGGTGAGCGATCCGGAAGGTGCCGCGAGCGCGGTGGAGGACGAAGTGGCGCGCCTCGGCGATCTCCAGAGCGTCACCGACGCCGGGCTGCGCCTGGAGCGTTTCGTGGGCGCGCTGCGCCGGGCCAAGCGCCGCGTCACCATGGAGGTCGGCATTGCCGATCTCGCGGGCGAGCTCGATACGCGAAAGTGCACCCTGACCTTGAGCGCCCTCGCCGATGCGGTGCTGAGCCACACCGTGCGATTCACTTTGGGGGACGATGTCCGCATGGCCGTCATGGCCATGGGCAAGCTCGGCGGGCGCGAGATCGGCTACGGGTCGGACTTGGACCTGTTTTTCGTTTTCGACCCCGCGGGCGAGGACGAGCACGAGGCCCAGGAGCGCGCCATCCGCGGCGCGCAGCGGGTATTGCGCATTTTGGGCACGCCGCACGGCGATGGGCCGGGCTACGAGCTGGACACGCGGCTGCGGCCCTCGGGCAACCAGGGGCTCTTGGTGGTGTCCATCGAGGCGTTCGCGCGTTACCAGGAGACGCAGGCGGCCGCGTGGGAACGGCAGGCGCTCATCAAGGCGCGCGCATGTGCGGGCGATCCGGAGCTCGGCGCGCAGGTGGAAGCCATTGCGCGGGAGGCTGCCTACGTGCGCGGGGCGCCGCCGGCCAGCGACGTGCATCGCCTGCGCATGCGCATGGAGCGCGAGCTCGCGGGCGAGCGCCGCGAGGGGAGGATCCGCTACGACATGAAACTGGGCCGCGGCGGCTTGGTCGACGTGGAGTTTTCCGTGCAGTACTTGCAAATGAAGCATGGCCGCGATCCGCGGGTGCGGTCGCAGGACACCGAGACCGCGCTTGGGGCGCTGGAAGCTTGCGGGTACATCGATGCGGGCCACGCATCGTCGCTGCGCGAGGGCTACCGGTTGCTCCGGCAATTGGAGCAGCGCGCACGCGTGCACCATGGAAGCACGAGTCCCTTCATCGAAGAGGGCGCACCCGGTTTGACCTTGCTCGCACGCCGCATGGGCATGCGTGACGGTCGCCCGCGCGGATCGGCCGCGGAGGCACTGCTCGCGCGCTACGTGCAGGTGACACTCGAAGTGCGGGCCGCATACCTGGCCGTGTTGGGCGTCGAAGCCGAATGACCGCGCGGTCCGCGCGTACGCCGCCGCCCACCGCGCGGACTTCTACGCAGCCGAGTTTGCTTTGTGATGCGTAAATAAGGCCGAATTGTAGCCAGCCCAAGCATTGGTATGCGGCTCGCAACGCGCCCGCCGAGAGCGAGGGGACATGCGGGGAACATGGCTATGGGGGGTGGTCTGCGTCTGCCGAGTCGTCTCGGCATGCGCCGCGGAGTCCCCGCCGTACGAGGATTTGCGACTGCGTGATGCCCTGGGTGCCGATCCTGCGGTGGTCTCGGCGCTGCCGGCCGATGCCCGCGAACAGCTGCTCCACCGGATGCTGGCCACGCGAAGTGCGCAGACGCAAGCCGAGAGGGTGCCCAACGAAAAGGGCCGCTCGCCATCGGCCGAGGTCAACGACGTCGACGGCGCCCGCGCGGAGCGCGACGAAGATGCGCTCTTGGTCTGGAAGGCGCGCGTGGACGACGGGAAAATCGTGGCCGAGCCCCATCCCGATCCG
It includes:
- the glnE gene encoding bifunctional [glutamate--ammonia ligase]-adenylyl-L-tyrosine phosphorylase/[glutamate--ammonia-ligase] adenylyltransferase, with amino-acid sequence MGDGPLITGPLRRDAVELSHWLESAYPALGPSLRSRPEDVSYIANSGRGARDARSYRRLLLPQLEDLSDAVDVRRKLRRFSTRERLRIAARELESGTDVDITARELSDLADVCIEVALNEALLWADRRFGVPTKLDGTRNGFCVIGMGKLGGRELNAGSDVDLLLFYDTDEGSVVKDGVLQDVTLHEYFTRVAQRLTATLEEPTEDGMVWRVDLRLRPEGSRGPLVNALAAAERYYESWGRTWERAALVRARPSAGDLAVGEQILAALSPFVWRREVNPQLANEMAAMLLRARAEIGEEDPRRDLKLGPGGIREAEFFVQSLQLVWGGRDPVLRSTNTMDALRRLRARGFVTEREAREIGDGYLALRRLEHRVQFATGLQTHALPEDPGLLGRIARSLGFRGAVQLEKDLDRVRKRIGARMASLTSHGTAKTDAPAAPSSIERLLVALDARDEERLLACLEERFDPIRAPELLRHLLALAKRPDGPLGAVSRDQYPSLAETLIDALADAADPEQAARLMTTFFARMVTPSVYVRALAEDPLGTRRLAGLFGASAFLGEAAALHPDLVDQLLFRTTPVSDPEGAASAVEDEVARLGDLQSVTDAGLRLERFVGALRRAKRRVTMEVGIADLAGELDTRKCTLTLSALADAVLSHTVRFTLGDDVRMAVMAMGKLGGREIGYGSDLDLFFVFDPAGEDEHEAQERAIRGAQRVLRILGTPHGDGPGYELDTRLRPSGNQGLLVVSIEAFARYQETQAAAWERQALIKARACAGDPELGAQVEAIAREAAYVRGAPPASDVHRLRMRMERELAGERREGRIRYDMKLGRGGLVDVEFSVQYLQMKHGRDPRVRSQDTETALGALEACGYIDAGHASSLREGYRLLRQLEQRARVHHGSTSPFIEEGAPGLTLLARRMGMRDGRPRGSAAEALLARYVQVTLEVRAAYLAVLGVEAE